In a genomic window of Amycolatopsis japonica:
- a CDS encoding GntR family transcriptional regulator has translation MVSRTSTAERVAGVLRTRIAEGFFLPGVRLSEHDIGSALGVSRNTLREAFRLLTHERLLTHELNRGVFVRVLPVEDVVDLYKVRKVVECSAVRAVTEKPPTFAKLARLVEDGRVAERSERWQDLGTANIRFHSALAELSGSERIDELMRGILAELRLVFHMMADPRRFHEPYLKRNAEILERLEAGDGLGAEKLLAQYLTDAENQLVEAYAERSP, from the coding sequence ATGGTGAGCCGCACCAGTACGGCCGAAAGGGTGGCGGGTGTCCTCCGCACGCGCATCGCGGAAGGGTTCTTCCTGCCCGGCGTCCGGCTGTCGGAGCACGACATCGGCTCGGCGCTCGGCGTCTCCCGCAACACGCTGCGCGAGGCGTTCCGGCTGCTCACGCACGAACGCCTGCTGACCCACGAGCTCAACCGCGGCGTCTTCGTGCGGGTGCTGCCCGTCGAGGACGTCGTCGACCTCTACAAGGTGCGCAAGGTCGTCGAGTGCTCGGCGGTGCGGGCGGTGACGGAGAAGCCGCCGACGTTCGCGAAGCTCGCGCGACTGGTCGAGGACGGCAGGGTCGCCGAGCGGAGTGAACGCTGGCAGGACCTCGGCACCGCGAACATCCGGTTCCATTCGGCGCTCGCCGAACTGAGCGGCAGCGAGCGGATCGACGAGCTGATGCGCGGCATCCTGGCCGAGCTGCGGCTGGTGTTCCACATGATGGCCGACCCGCGGCGCTTCCACGAGCCGTACCTCAAGCGCAACGCGGAGATCCTCGAACGCCTCGAGGCCGGCGACGGCCTCGGCGCCGAAAAGCTCCTCGCGCAGTACCTCACCGACGCCGAAAACCAGCTCGTCGAGGCCTACGCCGAGCGCTCCCCCTGA
- a CDS encoding 5-oxoprolinase subunit C family protein, whose protein sequence is MTAKIEVLRPGVFTTVQDLGRPGLAAIGVGRSGAADRGSLRLANRLVGNPEGHAALECVLGGLALRFPAPATVAVTGAPCSITVGTRAFGPGSPIPVCPGEELVLGMASHGLRCYVAVRGGVDVPAVLGARATDTLGKLGPPALSAGMTLPVGQRVLPHPGVDLAPRAPLPDVPVLRVTPGPRASWFVPDALSTLVSAAYVATADVDRVGVRLDGPVLSRARGGELPPEAAVPGALQVPPSGQPILFLADHPVTGGYPVIAVVEEADLDLAAQVRPGQRVLFRLS, encoded by the coding sequence ATGACCGCGAAGATCGAAGTGCTCCGGCCCGGCGTTTTCACCACCGTGCAGGATCTCGGGCGACCGGGGCTGGCCGCGATCGGCGTCGGCCGGTCCGGCGCCGCCGACCGCGGTTCGCTGCGGCTGGCGAACCGGCTGGTCGGGAACCCCGAGGGCCACGCGGCCCTGGAATGCGTCCTGGGCGGCCTCGCCCTGCGGTTCCCGGCTCCGGCGACCGTCGCCGTCACCGGCGCGCCGTGCTCGATCACCGTCGGCACACGGGCTTTCGGCCCCGGCTCACCGATCCCGGTCTGCCCCGGCGAGGAACTCGTCCTCGGGATGGCTTCTCACGGTTTACGTTGCTATGTCGCCGTGCGCGGCGGCGTTGACGTCCCCGCCGTGCTGGGCGCCCGGGCGACCGACACACTGGGCAAACTCGGACCGCCCGCGCTCTCGGCCGGGATGACCTTGCCGGTGGGGCAACGGGTTCTGCCCCACCCCGGGGTGGATCTCGCTCCTCGCGCGCCCCTGCCGGACGTCCCGGTTCTGCGCGTGACTCCGGGGCCCCGGGCTTCGTGGTTCGTTCCCGACGCACTGTCCACTTTGGTCTCCGCGGCTTACGTCGCCACCGCCGACGTCGATCGGGTGGGCGTGCGGCTGGACGGTCCCGTGCTGTCGCGGGCACGTGGTGGCGAATTGCCGCCCGAGGCCGCCGTGCCGGGGGCGTTGCAGGTCCCTCCTTCGGGGCAGCCGATCCTGTTCCTGGCCGACCACCCGGTGACCGGGGGCTATCCGGTGATCGCGGTGGTGGAGGAAGCGGATCTGGATCTGGCCGCGCAAGTGCGGCCGGGGCAGCGGGTGCTTTTCCGCCTCTCGTGA
- a CDS encoding glycoside hydrolase family 16 protein, translating into MSISSCFRWAAFLAAGVLLGSLPATTQTPAAEAAVMAATFTDDFNGPAGAGIDTSKWHFETGDNVNNHERQWYTSGTNNAALDGQGNLVITAKKENPGNYNCWYGRCEYTSARLSTQGQFTQTYGRFEARMKLPRGQGMWPAFWMLGADIGNVGWPNSGELDIMENVGFEPNTVHGTLHGPGYSGAGGIGAAYNGPNFSDDFHTYAVDWAPNQIKWYVDGNLYQTRTPADLNGNRWVFDHPFYLILNLAVGGYWPGDPNSSTVFPQRLVVDYVHVNSSDTAGRTGRITGIGGKCVDVAGANTANGTPIQLTDCNGNAAQNWTVGGDGTLRALGKCMDVSGGGTADGTAVQLWDCNGTGAQKWAISGARDIVNPQANKCLDATGNSSANGTRLQIWTCGGGANQKWVTP; encoded by the coding sequence ATGTCCATCTCCTCCTGCTTCCGCTGGGCGGCGTTCCTCGCCGCCGGCGTTCTCCTCGGCTCACTCCCCGCCACCACGCAGACCCCGGCCGCCGAGGCCGCGGTCATGGCCGCGACCTTCACCGACGACTTCAACGGGCCCGCCGGCGCGGGTATCGACACCTCGAAATGGCATTTCGAGACCGGCGACAACGTGAACAACCACGAGCGGCAGTGGTACACGTCCGGGACGAACAACGCGGCGCTCGACGGCCAGGGCAATCTGGTCATCACCGCGAAGAAAGAGAACCCGGGCAACTACAACTGCTGGTACGGGCGCTGCGAGTACACCTCGGCGCGGCTGTCGACGCAGGGCCAGTTCACCCAGACCTACGGCCGGTTCGAAGCGCGGATGAAACTGCCGCGCGGGCAAGGGATGTGGCCCGCGTTCTGGATGCTCGGCGCCGACATCGGCAACGTCGGCTGGCCCAACAGCGGCGAGCTCGACATCATGGAGAACGTCGGCTTCGAGCCGAACACGGTGCACGGCACCCTCCACGGCCCCGGCTACTCCGGCGCGGGCGGCATCGGCGCGGCCTACAACGGCCCGAACTTCTCCGACGACTTCCACACCTACGCCGTCGACTGGGCGCCGAACCAGATCAAGTGGTACGTGGACGGAAACCTCTACCAGACCCGCACGCCCGCCGATCTCAACGGCAACCGCTGGGTGTTCGACCATCCCTTCTACCTGATCCTGAACCTCGCGGTCGGCGGCTACTGGCCGGGCGACCCGAACTCCAGCACCGTCTTCCCGCAGCGGCTCGTGGTCGACTACGTGCACGTCAACTCCAGCGACACCGCGGGGCGGACCGGGCGGATCACCGGTATCGGCGGCAAATGCGTCGATGTCGCCGGGGCGAACACCGCCAACGGCACCCCGATCCAGCTCACCGACTGCAACGGGAACGCCGCGCAGAACTGGACCGTCGGCGGCGACGGCACGCTCCGCGCGCTCGGCAAGTGCATGGACGTCTCCGGCGGCGGGACCGCGGACGGCACGGCCGTGCAACTGTGGGACTGCAACGGAACCGGCGCGCAGAAATGGGCGATCAGCGGCGCGCGCGACATCGTGAACCCGCAGGCGAACAAATGCCTGGACGCCACCGGGAACAGCTCCGCGAACGGGACCAGACTCCAGATCTGGACCTGCGGGGGCGGCGCGAACCAGAAGTGGGTCACCCCCTAG
- a CDS encoding LamB/YcsF family protein, with amino-acid sequence MDLNSDLGEGFGAWKMGDDDAMLDIVTSANVACGFHAGDPSVMRRVCERAAERGVVIGAHVAYRDLAGFGRRAMDVAPADLADDVLYQIGALDAFARAAGTSVRYVKPHGALYNTAAVDPEQAAAVVEGIRRFRPGLALLCPPGSEMAKQAEKAGFPAYAEAFADRAYTSEGLLVSRKLPGAVLHDADEVAERAVAMATTGKVVAADGTELALRPHSLCVHGDTPGAVELARRIRAGLDASGVHIGSFIEAA; translated from the coding sequence ATGGATCTCAACAGTGACCTGGGCGAAGGTTTCGGCGCCTGGAAGATGGGTGACGACGACGCCATGCTCGACATCGTCACCAGCGCGAACGTCGCCTGCGGCTTCCACGCCGGCGACCCGTCGGTGATGCGGCGGGTCTGCGAGCGCGCGGCGGAACGGGGTGTCGTCATCGGCGCCCACGTCGCCTACCGCGATCTGGCGGGTTTCGGGCGGCGGGCGATGGACGTCGCGCCCGCCGATCTGGCCGACGACGTGCTCTACCAGATCGGCGCGCTCGACGCGTTCGCCCGCGCGGCGGGAACGAGCGTGCGGTACGTCAAACCGCACGGGGCGCTGTACAACACGGCGGCGGTCGATCCGGAGCAGGCGGCCGCCGTGGTCGAGGGGATCCGGCGGTTCCGTCCCGGGCTCGCGCTGCTGTGCCCGCCGGGATCGGAAATGGCCAAGCAGGCGGAAAAGGCCGGATTCCCCGCGTACGCCGAGGCGTTCGCGGACCGCGCGTACACCTCCGAAGGCCTTCTCGTCTCCCGGAAACTGCCGGGCGCCGTCCTCCACGACGCCGACGAGGTGGCCGAGCGGGCGGTCGCGATGGCGACCACCGGCAAGGTCGTCGCCGCCGACGGGACCGAACTGGCGCTTCGACCGCATTCGCTGTGCGTGCACGGCGACACGCCCGGCGCCGTCGAACTGGCGCGCCGGATCCGCGCGGGACTCGACGCCTCCGGTGTCCACATCGGATCGTTCATCGAGGCCGCATGA
- a CDS encoding ROK family protein, with product MGIRMPAKRTTVRDLRRHNRSLLLSKLYFDGPLSRHELSGLTGLSAATVSNVTAELGEERLIIEAGLVESDGGRPRVLLRVDPAYGHVAGVDIGETGVKVELFDLTMNRLATVEHPLASRRPDAAAAVTQVASGLREVIAESGIDESTVLGVGVGVPGTVQQGEALRVHAPTIGWKEVPLTELLRAEGVELPLFVDNGAKTQGQGEMWFGAGRGARHAVIALIGSGVGAAVVTDGTTYRGSTSSAGEWGHTTIVYGGQECRCGARGCLESYVGAEGVLARYRKARGGKTASDEDEQTQFAALLESAGKAKAAAKVLEETAGYLGAGIGNLINLFNPERIVLGGWAGLALGEHYLPEIRRVAGEHALAHVFDQTEIELGQLGPDAVAIGAATLPVAALLEQGADPRTAGSKRGTAA from the coding sequence ATGGGTATCCGCATGCCTGCCAAGCGCACCACCGTCCGTGACCTGCGGCGGCACAACCGTTCCCTCCTCCTGTCGAAACTCTACTTCGACGGCCCGCTCAGCCGCCATGAATTGAGCGGTCTGACCGGTTTGAGCGCCGCGACCGTCAGCAACGTGACCGCCGAACTCGGCGAAGAACGCCTCATCATCGAGGCCGGCCTGGTCGAATCCGACGGCGGCAGGCCGCGCGTCCTGCTCCGCGTCGACCCGGCGTACGGCCATGTCGCGGGCGTCGACATCGGCGAGACCGGGGTGAAGGTCGAGCTGTTCGACCTCACCATGAACCGGCTCGCCACCGTCGAACATCCTCTCGCCTCCCGGCGCCCGGACGCGGCCGCGGCGGTCACCCAGGTGGCGTCCGGACTCCGGGAAGTGATCGCGGAATCGGGGATCGACGAGTCGACCGTGCTCGGTGTCGGCGTCGGCGTCCCCGGCACCGTCCAGCAGGGCGAGGCGCTCCGCGTGCACGCGCCCACCATCGGCTGGAAAGAGGTTCCGCTCACCGAACTCCTGCGCGCGGAGGGCGTCGAGCTGCCGCTGTTCGTCGACAACGGTGCGAAAACCCAGGGCCAGGGCGAAATGTGGTTCGGCGCCGGCCGTGGCGCCCGGCACGCGGTGATCGCGCTGATCGGCTCCGGCGTCGGCGCGGCCGTGGTCACCGACGGCACCACGTACCGGGGTTCCACCAGCAGCGCGGGCGAATGGGGCCACACGACGATCGTCTACGGCGGGCAGGAATGCCGCTGCGGAGCGCGCGGTTGCCTGGAGTCCTACGTCGGCGCGGAGGGCGTCCTCGCCCGCTATCGCAAGGCGCGCGGCGGAAAGACGGCGTCGGACGAGGACGAGCAGACACAGTTCGCGGCCCTGCTGGAATCGGCGGGCAAGGCCAAGGCCGCGGCCAAGGTGCTGGAGGAGACCGCGGGTTACCTCGGCGCCGGGATCGGCAATCTGATCAACCTGTTCAACCCGGAGCGGATCGTGCTGGGCGGCTGGGCGGGGCTCGCGCTCGGCGAGCACTACCTCCCCGAGATCCGGCGGGTGGCGGGCGAGCACGCGCTGGCGCACGTGTTCGACCAGACCGAGATCGAACTCGGGCAGCTCGGGCCGGACGCCGTCGCCATAGGAGCCGCCACCCTCCCGGTCGCCGCCCTCCTGGAGCAGGGCGCGGACCCGCGGACCGCCGGGTCGAAGCGGGGCACCGCCGCCTGA
- a CDS encoding 5-oxoprolinase subunit B family protein, giving the protein MRVLPYGARAAMVDFDDPSEVLGLHASLEQDPPDGVLELVPAARTLLIRFDPGRTHHDRLAEDVLHRSTVDTQPREAAEIVVPVHYDGPDLADVAAASGMSAEAVVRRHEDGTYVSAFCGFAPGFAYLTGLDPALHLPRRTSPRTRVPAGSVAIAGEYTAVYPNASPGGWQLIGRTTLPVWDVEREPPNLLAPGTRIRFTS; this is encoded by the coding sequence ATGCGAGTGCTGCCCTATGGGGCGCGTGCGGCCATGGTCGACTTCGACGATCCGTCGGAGGTGCTCGGGCTGCACGCGTCACTGGAGCAGGACCCGCCGGACGGCGTCCTCGAACTGGTCCCGGCCGCACGGACCCTGCTCATCCGGTTCGACCCCGGCCGCACCCACCACGATCGGCTCGCCGAGGACGTCCTTCATCGGTCCACAGTGGACACACAACCGCGCGAGGCCGCCGAGATCGTCGTCCCGGTGCACTACGACGGCCCGGACCTGGCCGACGTCGCGGCCGCCTCCGGCATGTCCGCGGAGGCCGTCGTCCGGCGGCACGAGGACGGGACCTACGTCTCGGCGTTCTGCGGCTTCGCCCCGGGTTTCGCCTATCTGACCGGGCTCGATCCCGCGCTGCACCTGCCGCGCCGGACGAGCCCGCGCACCCGGGTACCCGCCGGCTCGGTCGCGATCGCGGGCGAGTACACGGCGGTGTACCCGAACGCCTCCCCCGGCGGCTGGCAACTGATCGGGCGCACCACGCTGCCGGTGTGGGACGTCGAACGGGAGCCGCCGAACCTGCTGGCGCCGGGCACCAGGATCCGGTTCACTTCATGA
- a CDS encoding GH1 family beta-glucosidase — MTGEDELIGSLPPDFRWGVGSSAYQIEGAVSEDGRTPSIWDTWAQSPWSVDNGDTGEIACDHYHRMPADIALLKELGVDTYRFSVSWPRVQPRGRGGVNPAGIAFYDRLVDELLNNGIDPWLTLYHWDLPQHLEDAGGWPARDTAVRFADYAMLVFERLGDRVRHWTTLSEPWCTAMHGYVHGVMAPGRRDAKAGMAAAHHLLLGHGLAVRRMRELAKPGTKFGITLNLSTADPETPSEADREAARFEDGLGTRFYLDALVHGRYPEDVLETLARQGIRLPSEPWDPAIIAAPLDFLGVDYYFGTRYSGVEENGNAVEHFGLPAFRKVPFGVPSTVLGWEILPHKLTELLVRIGRDYPGLPLYVTENGAAFADVPDETGFVRDDDRAAYLSAHIAATAAARQAGADVRGYFAWSFLDSFEWAYGYAKRLGLVRVDRETQARTIKQSGLAYRDVVHRVRGSRR; from the coding sequence ATGACGGGGGAGGACGAGCTCATCGGCTCCTTGCCGCCGGACTTCCGGTGGGGGGTCGGCAGCTCGGCGTACCAGATCGAAGGCGCGGTCTCCGAAGACGGACGAACACCGTCCATTTGGGACACCTGGGCCCAGTCGCCGTGGTCGGTCGACAACGGTGACACCGGCGAAATCGCCTGCGATCACTACCACCGGATGCCCGCCGACATCGCCCTGCTCAAGGAACTCGGCGTCGACACCTACCGGTTCTCCGTCTCCTGGCCCCGCGTTCAGCCGCGCGGACGCGGCGGCGTCAACCCCGCCGGGATCGCCTTCTACGACCGGCTGGTCGACGAACTGCTCAACAACGGCATCGATCCCTGGTTGACGCTGTACCACTGGGATCTGCCCCAGCATCTCGAAGACGCGGGCGGCTGGCCCGCGCGCGACACCGCCGTCCGGTTCGCCGATTACGCGATGCTCGTGTTCGAGCGGCTCGGCGATCGTGTCCGCCACTGGACCACGCTGAGCGAGCCGTGGTGCACGGCCATGCACGGGTACGTCCACGGCGTGATGGCGCCCGGCCGCCGGGACGCGAAGGCAGGGATGGCGGCGGCGCATCACCTGCTGCTCGGCCACGGCCTCGCGGTGCGGCGGATGCGTGAACTCGCGAAACCCGGCACGAAGTTCGGCATCACGCTCAACCTGAGCACCGCCGACCCGGAAACGCCCAGCGAGGCCGATCGCGAAGCCGCCCGCTTCGAGGACGGGCTCGGCACGCGGTTCTACCTCGACGCGCTCGTGCACGGCCGGTACCCGGAGGACGTCCTCGAGACCCTCGCGCGCCAGGGCATCCGCCTGCCGTCCGAGCCTTGGGATCCGGCGATCATCGCGGCACCGCTCGATTTCCTCGGCGTCGACTACTACTTCGGGACGCGATACTCCGGCGTGGAGGAGAACGGGAACGCGGTGGAGCATTTCGGGTTGCCCGCGTTCCGCAAGGTCCCGTTCGGGGTGCCGTCGACGGTGCTGGGCTGGGAGATCCTGCCGCACAAGCTCACCGAACTGCTCGTCCGGATCGGCCGGGATTACCCGGGCTTGCCGCTCTACGTCACCGAAAACGGCGCCGCGTTCGCCGACGTCCCCGACGAGACGGGGTTCGTCCGCGACGACGACCGCGCCGCGTACCTGTCCGCGCACATCGCCGCCACGGCCGCCGCGCGGCAGGCGGGCGCGGACGTCCGCGGCTATTTCGCCTGGTCCTTTTTGGACAGTTTCGAATGGGCGTACGGCTACGCGAAGCGGCTCGGCCTGGTCCGGGTCGACCGGGAGACGCAGGCGCGGACGATCAAGCAGAGCGGGCTGGCCTACCGCGACGTCGTCCACCGGGTGCGCGGCAGCCGGCGGTAG
- a CDS encoding acyl-CoA dehydrogenase family protein — translation MTAFALSPEQQSFAEEVRRLGAEKLRPLAESGTEGAVNRPLLKEMGALGLLARLFPGVDGGSPSREAAATDLCILRESLASQSTEAETALALQGLGTYPVLQSGQDSQVAKWVPAVAAGDAVAAFALTEPNAGSDAAALELAAEPDSDGWRLTGEKMWISNAPEADFYSVFARTTPEAGSRGVSAFVVPADRAGLSGEHLDLVSPHPIGTLVFDGVRVERDELLGEQDRGFGVAMRTLDLFRPSVGAFAVGMAQAALDAAVAHAQTRVAFGGPLLKQQTVAHTLAEMATRTEASRLLVYAAAAAYDAGERNLAGRAAMAKLFATETAQYVVDSAVQIHGARALRRGHLLEHLYREVRAPRIYEGASEVQRTIIARSLASS, via the coding sequence ATGACCGCCTTCGCCTTGAGCCCCGAGCAGCAGTCTTTCGCCGAAGAAGTCCGTCGGCTGGGCGCCGAAAAGCTCCGTCCGCTGGCCGAATCCGGCACCGAAGGCGCGGTCAACCGGCCGCTGCTCAAGGAAATGGGCGCGCTCGGCCTGCTCGCCCGGCTGTTCCCCGGGGTCGACGGCGGCAGCCCGAGCCGGGAGGCCGCCGCGACGGATCTCTGCATTCTGCGGGAATCGCTCGCCAGCCAGAGCACCGAGGCCGAGACGGCGTTGGCGCTACAGGGTTTGGGCACGTATCCAGTGCTGCAATCCGGGCAGGACTCGCAGGTCGCGAAGTGGGTTCCCGCCGTGGCAGCGGGCGACGCCGTGGCCGCTTTCGCGCTCACCGAACCGAACGCGGGTTCGGACGCGGCCGCGCTGGAACTCGCCGCCGAGCCCGACAGCGACGGCTGGCGGCTCACCGGCGAGAAGATGTGGATCTCCAACGCCCCCGAGGCCGACTTCTACAGCGTTTTCGCCCGCACCACACCGGAAGCGGGATCGCGCGGGGTCTCCGCGTTCGTCGTCCCGGCCGATCGGGCCGGGCTGTCGGGCGAGCACCTCGACCTCGTCAGCCCGCATCCCATCGGCACCCTGGTCTTCGACGGCGTCCGCGTCGAACGCGACGAACTGCTCGGCGAGCAGGACCGTGGCTTCGGCGTGGCGATGCGGACGCTGGACCTGTTCCGGCCGAGTGTCGGCGCGTTCGCCGTCGGGATGGCGCAGGCCGCGCTCGACGCCGCCGTCGCCCACGCCCAGACCCGGGTGGCGTTCGGCGGGCCACTGCTGAAACAGCAGACCGTGGCGCACACCCTCGCCGAAATGGCGACCCGAACCGAAGCGTCGCGCCTGCTCGTCTACGCCGCGGCCGCCGCGTACGACGCGGGCGAGCGGAACCTCGCCGGCCGGGCCGCGATGGCGAAACTGTTCGCCACCGAGACCGCGCAGTACGTCGTCGATTCGGCCGTGCAGATCCACGGCGCCCGGGCGCTGCGGCGAGGGCATCTGCTCGAACACCTCTACCGCGAGGTCCGGGCGCCGCGGATCTACGAAGGCGCGTCCGAAGTGCAGCGCACGATCATCGCGCGATCGCTGGCTTCTTCCTAG
- a CDS encoding MFS transporter, translated as MDATATTEDTRPFAWFRTLGSRGRRAFVGAFGGYGLDSFDYQTLPLGLAAITAYYGLSGGEAGLLGTTTLVVSAIGGIGAGVLADRIGRVRTLQITIAMYTVFTVLCGFAPNFETLLIFRALQGLGFGGEWAAGAALVAEYSQAKYRGRTVAFVQSAWAVGWALSVVVYTVVFSIWSPDVAWRVMFWTGVIPALLVLWVRRNVQDAPVAEAARATKKERGSLAGIFKPDLLRTTFFAALLATGVQGGYYTLATWLPSYLKTTRGLTVIGTGGYLAFLISGAFIGYVTGGYLTDLLGRKKTFLLFSVLSAGLIVAYTQIPAGANTLVLFLGFPLGFSMSAIFSGFGAFLAELYPSALRGTGQGFTYNLGRAIGATFPAVVGFLGAGGAMVFGAVGYGIAVLALLGLPETRGRELL; from the coding sequence ATGGACGCGACAGCCACTACCGAAGACACACGCCCCTTCGCCTGGTTCCGCACGCTCGGTTCGCGAGGCCGCCGGGCCTTCGTCGGCGCGTTCGGCGGATACGGGCTCGACTCGTTCGACTACCAGACCCTCCCGCTGGGCCTGGCCGCGATCACCGCCTACTACGGCCTCTCCGGCGGCGAGGCGGGCCTGCTCGGCACCACGACGCTGGTGGTCTCGGCGATCGGCGGGATCGGCGCGGGCGTCTTGGCCGACCGCATCGGCCGGGTCCGCACCCTCCAGATCACCATCGCGATGTACACGGTCTTCACCGTGCTCTGCGGGTTCGCTCCGAACTTCGAGACGCTCCTGATCTTCCGCGCCCTGCAGGGCCTGGGCTTCGGTGGTGAATGGGCCGCCGGCGCCGCGCTGGTGGCGGAGTACTCGCAGGCGAAGTACCGCGGCCGGACCGTCGCCTTCGTGCAGAGCGCGTGGGCGGTCGGCTGGGCGCTGTCCGTCGTCGTCTACACGGTGGTCTTCAGCATCTGGAGCCCGGACGTCGCGTGGCGCGTCATGTTCTGGACCGGCGTCATCCCGGCGCTGCTGGTGCTGTGGGTCCGCCGCAACGTCCAGGACGCGCCCGTCGCCGAAGCGGCCCGCGCCACGAAGAAGGAACGCGGTTCGCTGGCGGGCATCTTCAAGCCCGATCTGCTGCGCACGACGTTCTTCGCCGCGCTGCTCGCCACCGGTGTCCAGGGCGGTTACTACACGCTCGCGACCTGGCTGCCGAGCTACCTGAAGACCACCCGCGGCCTCACCGTCATCGGCACCGGCGGCTATCTCGCGTTCCTCATCTCCGGCGCCTTCATCGGGTACGTCACCGGCGGCTATCTCACGGATCTCCTGGGCCGCAAGAAGACGTTCCTGCTGTTCTCGGTGCTGTCGGCGGGCCTCATCGTCGCCTACACGCAGATCCCGGCGGGCGCGAACACGCTCGTGCTGTTCCTCGGTTTCCCGCTCGGGTTCTCGATGTCCGCGATCTTCAGCGGGTTCGGCGCGTTCCTCGCGGAGCTGTACCCGTCGGCGCTGCGCGGGACCGGGCAGGGCTTCACCTACAACCTCGGCCGGGCCATCGGCGCGACGTTCCCCGCCGTGGTCGGATTCCTCGGCGCGGGCGGCGCGATGGTGTTCGGCGCGGTCGGCTACGGGATCGCCGTGCTGGCGCTGCTCGGCCTGCCCGAGACTCGCGGCCGCGAACTGCTGTGA
- a CDS encoding putative hydro-lyase, with protein MTTFDDPATLSPAEARALFRAGTARPTTGWANGFTQTNLIAVPEDWAYDVLLFCQRNPQPCPVLDVSDPGDPSTRLAPGADLRTDLPRYRVWQNGALAGELADATGLWRSDMVTFSIGCSFTFESALAADGIPLRHVEQGRNVAMYVTNRECVPAGRLHGPMVVSMRQIPEDRVDDAVRITRGMPAVHGAPVHIGDPAALGITDLGKPDFGDPVDAAPGDVPVFWACGVTPQAALMASRPPFAITHAPGYMFVTDKLDSEFRVA; from the coding sequence ATGACCACCTTCGACGACCCGGCGACGTTGTCCCCCGCCGAGGCCCGCGCCCTGTTCCGCGCGGGCACGGCCCGCCCGACCACCGGCTGGGCGAACGGCTTCACCCAGACCAACCTGATCGCCGTCCCCGAGGACTGGGCCTACGACGTCCTGCTGTTCTGCCAGCGGAACCCGCAGCCCTGTCCGGTGCTCGACGTCAGCGACCCCGGCGACCCGTCGACCCGGCTGGCGCCCGGCGCGGATCTGCGCACCGATCTGCCGCGCTACCGAGTCTGGCAGAACGGCGCGCTGGCGGGCGAGCTCGCGGACGCGACCGGGTTGTGGCGCAGCGACATGGTCACGTTCTCGATCGGCTGCAGTTTCACCTTCGAATCGGCGCTGGCCGCCGACGGCATCCCGCTGCGGCACGTCGAGCAGGGCCGCAACGTGGCGATGTACGTGACGAACCGCGAATGCGTCCCGGCCGGGCGGTTGCACGGGCCGATGGTGGTCTCGATGCGGCAGATCCCCGAAGACCGCGTGGACGACGCCGTGCGCATCACCCGCGGGATGCCCGCCGTGCACGGTGCGCCGGTGCACATCGGCGACCCCGCCGCGCTCGGCATCACCGATCTCGGCAAGCCCGATTTCGGCGACCCGGTCGACGCGGCCCCCGGCGACGTGCCGGTGTTCTGGGCGTGCGGCGTGACCCCGCAGGCGGCGCTGATGGCTTCGCGGCCACCGTTCGCGATCACGCACGCGCCGGGCTACATGTTCGTGACCGACAAGCTCGACAGTGAGTTCAGGGTGGCCTGA
- a CDS encoding DUF2306 domain-containing protein, with amino-acid sequence MAVIVVVFLAFSMPPYLSLDPSQSRVPQPPGFTSHYWFLSAHVLFGSIAMISALLQIWPWFRAKYPAVHRKLGRVYVFAGVLPAGLMALTVGAMSPFGPTTRVANVVAGVLWLACTFAGWRAARQRRFADHRRWMVRSFALTMSIIVSRVVGPIAMITLEPLIPTTFGGSGLAYLQSVSAITAWLSPTLVLLATQWHLDRRPARKKPAIAR; translated from the coding sequence ATGGCCGTCATCGTCGTGGTGTTCCTGGCCTTTTCGATGCCGCCGTATCTGTCGCTGGATCCGTCGCAGTCGCGGGTGCCGCAGCCGCCGGGGTTCACGTCGCACTACTGGTTCCTCTCGGCGCACGTGCTGTTCGGCTCGATCGCGATGATCTCCGCGCTGCTCCAGATCTGGCCGTGGTTCCGGGCGAAGTATCCGGCGGTACACCGGAAGCTCGGCCGCGTGTACGTCTTCGCCGGAGTGCTCCCGGCCGGATTGATGGCGCTGACCGTCGGGGCGATGAGCCCGTTCGGCCCGACGACGCGGGTGGCCAACGTCGTGGCCGGGGTGCTGTGGCTGGCCTGCACGTTCGCCGGCTGGCGCGCGGCACGGCAGCGCCGGTTCGCCGACCATCGCCGCTGGATGGTCCGCAGTTTCGCGCTGACCATGTCGATCATCGTCAGCCGGGTGGTCGGGCCGATCGCGATGATCACGCTGGAGCCGCTGATCCCGACCACGTTCGGCGGCAGCGGGCTGGCCTACCTGCAGTCGGTCTCGGCGATCACCGCCTGGCTGAGCCCGACGCTGGTCCTCCTCGCCACACAGTGGCACCTCGACCGGCGTCCGGCTAGGAAGAAGCCAGCGATCGCGCGATGA